A stretch of the Nitratireductor thuwali genome encodes the following:
- a CDS encoding tautomerase family protein yields the protein MPLCHISLRAGKSEAYRQAIFDGLYRALRDTFDVPEDDQFMTITEHEGANFRYGASYLGIARSDDLVVIQITANNTRTLEQKKALFRRIAELLGETPGIRPEDVFVSLVEVKKENWSLGHGLAQYA from the coding sequence ATGCCGCTCTGTCACATTTCACTGCGTGCCGGAAAATCGGAAGCCTATCGGCAGGCGATCTTCGATGGCCTGTACCGTGCGTTGCGCGATACGTTCGACGTGCCCGAAGACGATCAGTTCATGACCATCACGGAACATGAGGGAGCGAACTTCCGCTACGGCGCGTCTTATCTCGGCATCGCCCGCAGCGACGACCTCGTGGTGATCCAGATCACCGCGAACAACACCCGCACCCTGGAACAAAAGAAAGCGTTGTTCCGGCGGATCGCCGAATTGCTCGGCGAAACTCCCGGCATACGGCCGGAGGACGTATTCGTGAGCCTTGTCGAGGTCAAAAAGGAAAACTGGTCCCTCGGCCACGGCCTTGCGCAATATGCTTGA
- a CDS encoding MFS transporter, with product MTATDAIPGPGATAKPRYRLFVVLAGLYLAQGIPTYLFAAAIPPIMREQDVSRTAIGFFSILLLPLVLKFLWAPVVDRIRPFARAHRAGWVILTQCGIIASILSLMLVEPDNVWAIFGIGFAASLFLSTQDIATDGYASKYLEPEERPIGNAIQGGAVAFGVIAGGTMGLVLYHYAGWDVMLITIALISMLPLAAAFAMREADPAPEQAGARLSRPSIMAFLRRPEARQILWIALVYRASEGLVKAMEGSYLVDAGIPLDVIGYLSGASAATAGLAGSVIAAILLRRWGVAPVLGLLGSLRTVCFLVFALHAMGAIIGVWPLYGASAFQTLIRYMEIVALYSLFMSVTSSEQPGTDFTILACAQLLVYLAGSMSSGALADLMGYGALFGLSAGLSGAAVLATMLMLRTHAAAIPGLSAAPAGGRKR from the coding sequence ATGACCGCCACGGACGCAATCCCAGGCCCCGGAGCGACCGCCAAGCCGCGCTACCGGCTGTTCGTCGTGCTGGCGGGCCTCTATCTCGCGCAAGGTATCCCGACCTATCTCTTCGCCGCCGCCATACCGCCGATCATGCGCGAGCAGGACGTCTCTCGCACCGCCATCGGCTTCTTCTCCATCCTGCTTTTGCCGCTTGTCCTGAAGTTCCTCTGGGCGCCCGTCGTGGACCGGATCCGTCCCTTCGCCAGGGCGCACCGCGCCGGCTGGGTGATCCTCACCCAATGCGGCATCATCGCCTCCATCCTGTCGCTGATGCTGGTGGAGCCAGACAATGTCTGGGCGATCTTCGGCATCGGCTTTGCCGCTTCGCTGTTTCTGTCCACCCAGGACATCGCCACCGACGGCTACGCCTCCAAATATCTGGAGCCGGAGGAGCGGCCCATCGGAAACGCCATACAGGGCGGCGCGGTTGCCTTCGGCGTGATCGCCGGCGGCACGATGGGCCTCGTGCTCTACCATTACGCCGGATGGGACGTGATGCTCATCACCATCGCGCTCATCTCCATGCTGCCGCTCGCCGCCGCCTTCGCGATGCGGGAGGCGGACCCTGCGCCCGAGCAGGCGGGAGCACGGCTTTCCCGCCCCTCCATCATGGCCTTCCTGCGCCGCCCGGAGGCGCGGCAGATCCTCTGGATCGCGCTTGTCTACCGGGCAAGCGAGGGGCTCGTGAAGGCGATGGAAGGGTCTTATCTGGTCGATGCCGGCATTCCGCTCGATGTCATCGGCTATCTTTCCGGCGCCTCGGCCGCCACTGCCGGTCTTGCCGGCTCGGTCATTGCCGCGATCCTCTTGCGGCGTTGGGGCGTCGCGCCGGTCCTCGGCCTGCTGGGCAGCCTGAGGACCGTGTGCTTCCTCGTCTTTGCCCTGCATGCGATGGGCGCAATCATCGGCGTGTGGCCACTTTACGGGGCTTCCGCCTTCCAGACGCTTATCCGCTACATGGAAATCGTCGCGCTCTACAGCCTGTTCATGAGCGTCACCTCCTCCGAGCAGCCGGGGACGGACTTCACCATCCTCGCCTGCGCCCAGCTTCTCGTCTATCTCGCCGGCTCCATGTCGTCGGGCGCTCTCGCCGATCTTATGGGTTATGGCGCGCTGTTCGGACTGTCCGCTGGTCTGTCGGGTGCGGCGGTGCTGGCGACGATGCTGATGCTGCGCACGCATGCTGCGGCAATACCGGGTCTGTCTGCCGCGCCGGCCGGAGGGCGCAAGCGATGA
- a CDS encoding TonB-dependent receptor: MTSTLLDRLVVTAGREETSIAGVAQSVIVLERDEIERAMEISPNATDLVERLVPGFAPSNQTISGGSETFRGRSVLIMVDGVPRNTPLRDVSRILSLIDLETVERVEVVNGSSSLYGAGATGGTINFITRRGTSERPTMTVRTGVTAFTENVGKSAAPETSVTVEGRKGDFDYFFAASSELTRRTYDGNGNEMPSDAMLGQGGGDRTGSADLFGVMGYESGSRRFEATVDWTYAEQEPDWFTDYTTNPVSPNFSDAYKGEPLKEDSKYFTAKYTDSAFALGNLEVKAYYNKIFKQSPFTKFSAVNSVVYYSGDPRNPTADYNQSALEADRTGLNLTVNSPIDFVRDGAMLTWGADYAYDDTRQKLTNGWDVISPMTQHSIAAFAQAEVPITDRFRLQGGVRFDQFFLDVADFERPEAYVGQYRMAFPAIDVLGGSFDYNAFTFNAGAVFDLTDALQAFGNFSQGYSLTDIGAFTRRAGLNTAAEACDAYGALLGALGCTGLPDFTISYANIAPEPQLVNTYEAGLRGDWGDFRGTVSAYLSTSKDGVNYDVAANRVTQQEERIWGVEASAEYDINTMFTVGGLLGYIEGKYDEDGDGSVDDYLPNNRIPSTWKGLAHVTARFDNGFRARGEVEHISGRDRIEGEELDGVTLVNVAVSKSFENGGELSLAVRNLFDTDYINPTATATRGAPVAGLGRSVFASYRITF; this comes from the coding sequence ATGACATCGACCCTTCTCGACCGGCTCGTCGTGACGGCCGGCCGCGAGGAAACGTCCATCGCGGGGGTCGCCCAGTCCGTCATTGTGCTGGAACGCGACGAGATCGAGCGGGCGATGGAGATTTCGCCGAATGCGACGGATCTCGTGGAGCGCCTGGTGCCCGGCTTCGCGCCGTCCAACCAGACGATTTCCGGCGGATCGGAAACCTTCCGCGGCCGCAGCGTGCTGATCATGGTCGACGGCGTGCCGCGCAATACTCCCCTGCGCGACGTCTCCCGCATCCTGTCCTTGATCGACCTCGAGACCGTGGAGCGTGTCGAGGTGGTGAACGGTTCGTCCAGCCTTTACGGAGCGGGTGCGACCGGCGGTACCATCAACTTCATCACCAGGCGCGGCACCAGCGAAAGGCCAACCATGACCGTTCGCACCGGCGTGACGGCCTTCACCGAGAATGTCGGCAAGTCCGCAGCCCCCGAAACGAGCGTGACGGTGGAGGGCCGGAAGGGCGATTTCGACTATTTCTTCGCCGCCTCGAGCGAGCTGACACGCCGCACCTATGACGGCAACGGCAACGAGATGCCCTCCGATGCTATGCTGGGCCAGGGTGGCGGCGACCGCACCGGCTCGGCCGACCTCTTCGGCGTCATGGGCTATGAAAGCGGTTCCCGGCGCTTCGAAGCGACCGTCGACTGGACCTATGCCGAACAAGAGCCCGACTGGTTCACCGATTACACGACCAACCCGGTCTCGCCGAATTTTTCCGATGCCTATAAGGGCGAGCCGTTGAAGGAAGATTCCAAATATTTCACGGCCAAATATACCGACAGCGCCTTTGCCCTCGGCAATCTGGAAGTGAAGGCCTACTACAACAAGATCTTCAAGCAGTCGCCCTTCACCAAGTTCTCCGCGGTCAACTCCGTTGTCTACTACTCGGGCGATCCGCGGAATCCGACCGCCGATTACAACCAGTCGGCGCTTGAGGCCGACCGGACAGGGCTGAACCTGACGGTCAACTCGCCCATCGACTTCGTACGCGACGGCGCCATGCTGACCTGGGGCGCCGACTACGCCTATGACGACACCCGTCAGAAGCTCACCAACGGCTGGGACGTCATCTCGCCGATGACGCAGCATTCCATTGCGGCCTTCGCGCAGGCCGAGGTGCCCATTACGGATCGGTTCCGGCTTCAGGGCGGCGTGCGCTTCGACCAGTTCTTCCTTGACGTCGCCGATTTCGAGCGGCCGGAGGCTTATGTCGGCCAGTACCGCATGGCATTCCCGGCCATCGACGTGCTCGGCGGCTCCTTCGACTACAATGCCTTTACCTTCAATGCCGGCGCCGTCTTCGACCTCACCGACGCGTTGCAGGCATTCGGCAATTTCTCGCAGGGCTACAGCCTGACCGACATCGGCGCCTTTACCCGCCGGGCGGGTCTGAACACCGCGGCGGAAGCCTGTGACGCCTACGGCGCATTGCTCGGCGCGCTCGGCTGTACCGGCCTGCCCGATTTCACGATCAGCTACGCCAATATCGCGCCGGAGCCCCAGTTGGTGAACACCTATGAGGCAGGCCTGCGCGGCGACTGGGGAGACTTCCGCGGCACCGTCAGCGCCTACCTGTCGACCTCCAAGGACGGCGTGAACTACGACGTGGCCGCCAACCGCGTCACCCAGCAGGAAGAGCGCATCTGGGGCGTGGAGGCTTCCGCCGAGTACGACATCAACACCATGTTCACGGTCGGCGGCCTGCTCGGCTACATCGAGGGCAAGTACGACGAGGATGGCGACGGGTCGGTGGACGACTATCTGCCGAACAACCGCATTCCGTCCACCTGGAAGGGACTCGCCCATGTGACCGCCCGCTTCGACAATGGGTTTAGAGCGCGCGGCGAGGTGGAGCATATCTCCGGGCGCGACCGCATCGAGGGCGAAGAACTCGACGGCGTGACACTCGTCAACGTGGCCGTTTCGAAGTCCTTCGAAAACGGCGGCGAACTGAGCCTGGCGGTCCGTAACCTCTTCGACACCGACTACATCAATCCGACAGCGACCGCCACGCGCGGCGCGCCCGTCGCGGGGTTGGGGCGGTCGGTCTTCGCATCTTACAGGATCACCTTCTGA